The stretch of DNA CAGGCCGGCCTGGTGAAGGGCCGCCCGGACGGCACCTTCGGCGCGCAGGAGCGCATCACCCGCGAGGAGATGGCGGTGATGCTGGTTCGCGCCTACGCGGAGCTTGCGGGCGGGAATGCCGCGGCGCTGAGCCAGCAGCCGGCGGCACCGCGATTCGGCGATGCGGCCAGCCTGTCGCCGTGGGCGAGGGACGCGGCCGTGCAGGCGTCCGGCCTCGGCCTGATAAAGGGCCGCCCGGGCGGGCAATTCGCGCCCAAGGCCTATCTGACGCGGGCCGAGAGCGCGCAGCTCCTGGCCAATCTGTTATTAGCTAGATAGCCCCTAACTATGCGAAGAGGCATTCTTCCTGTAAATGCTCAGGAAGGAATGCCTCTTTTTTAATAGGATCATAGCTGATAAATACAGGGAAAAACTTAGGGGAGACTATGAAGGAGAGCGATTCGCCATTCCGGTTCTGATAGGATACGAAGTAATCTCCGAATTCAGGTACATATTCGATGTCTTTGAAGGTTAAGCCATCATCTCTGTACATCATGAATACATAGATGCGGGAAGACGAGAGGGCAGTTATCTTTTGAATAGCCGGAATTTGCTCTAGAAGGAAGAATGCGAACAGAATGAACAGAATGAGCATCACTCTTTTCAATTTGCTAGGACGTTTGTCCTTCATTATTCACCATTCACCCTCCTATATAGATTGAATGCCCTAACAACACGATAAATGATCCAGCAAGGTTGTTCAACTTAAACTTAACGGGATGGAATCGCTGTACGCCCCGAATGCAAAGGGAAAGCTGGCCCCGATCCATGATCAGACGCCAGCCTCTATGCTCCTTCTTATGGCTTACCCAAACTGATGTCTAGCTCTCTACTTGGAACTGGTCGGCATAGGCCTTGAGCTTGCCGGAAAGCTCAGCAAGCTGGCCGGAGACGTCGGATAGCTGTTCTGCCGCTTTTTTCTGTTCTGCTGCACTTGCTGCGGCTTCTTCTGTCATTGCCGAGGTCTCCTGTGTCACTGAGGCAATATAGCTCAGATAATGCTCGACTTCCTGTCTGATGGTGTGCATGTCCGTAGTTTTGTTCTCCAGCCGACCAGCCAGTTGCTGCACTTCGGCCGATATCCTGCTGACCTGTCCAAATGCCTGCAGGCAATCTGCAATCTGCTTCTCCTGATCCTTCACGGCTTCAATATTCTCGTCAAATTGACTGACCATACGGTGAGTCTCCTGGACAAAGGACTCCAGAATTGCATCAATTTCTTGAATGGAATGCTCCGACTGCTTAGCCAGCTCACCCATTTCGCCAGCAACCACCGCGAAGCCTTTACCTGCTTCACCAGCTCTGGCTGCTTCAATGGAGGCATTAAGGGACAGAATTTGGGTTTGTTTCAGAATCTTATGAATCTGCCCGCTGATTGATGCAGCCAGCTCGGATTCAGCGGTTAGCGATTTGGATATCTCCTGGAGCTGTTGAACCTGTCTGGCATTCTCTCGTCCTTTCATAAGCAGGTTCTCATGTTCACGGGTAACCTGAACTTCAACGGCAGACAACCGGCTTGAAGTATCGATAAACTCATTAACATAGGAGCCGACCTCATCCATGATTTGGCCGAGTTTTTCGGAATGCTTGACCGATTGCTCTGTCTCCTCGGCCTGCTTCATGGCCCCGCTGGCAATCTCTTCAATTGCGCGGGACAGCTCTTCGGTCTGGCGTTGGTTCATTTGGGATGTTCGAGCAATATGTTGCGAAGATTGCTGTAAGGAGCTTGATCCTTGTTGAATTCCCACGATGATCTTTGTCAATTGGGTGACCATTTGATTAATCAAGAGGCTGATATCGCCCAGCTGATCCTTCGTAATATGTCTGGATACCACTTGCAGATTACCGCTGGCAATCTGCTCCAGACTTGACTTCACCTCGCGCACCTGCTTCACGATTCCTCTAGCCACAAGCAGCATCATGAACAAGGAGAGCACAAGCACTACGGCAAAGATAGGAAGGATCATACGGTAGGAATCAGCTACGGTTTCGGCGGATAGCTGGTTTACGGCCTTAGCGGAAATATCAATGCCCAGATAACCGATAACTTGACCGCTTGAATCCTTTATGGGGGTAAATGACGATAGCATCGGGCCCCAGGTCGAGTCATTGACGATCCCTGTGGTAACAACTTCTCCGTTTAATAAGCGAGCCTCAATCTTGGGATCAAAGTCCATTTCATCCCCATAAGAGCTGTAATTCTTGTCATCCCACGCAGCTCCATCTACTGTGTAGATCCAACCCTGAGGGGTATGGTTATACATATAGACATACAGTGCGCCGGATTGCTGATTCACTTTAATCAGTTCATCTCTAAGGTGTTTGTACTCAGCGCTTTCTTCAGTAGAAGAGGCGTTCAACTTCTTGATTAGCTCTGATTCTTGTCCAAGCAGCTGCGCAGTATTCTCCACCAATTGCTGATTATTGTGCTGTAAAGTGGTTAGAGAGGAGTTTTCGCTAGAAGTTTTTGTCGCCCACATTATTAGTAATCCCATGACTAGCAGTGGAATTAGAATAATTAAGTACAATTTCAGTCTTAAATCAATCCTGATCTTCCTATTGACTTTCATACCTAATGTCCCCCTTGTGATGTCATTAATCTACTACACTAAAATTTGGATTTAACCAGTGTTCTATTATTTATATATCGACAAATAATGACATGAACTTAAGGCGCCTCTGGACGAAATCCATCATTGCTTTATTAGTACTACTGCAAAAATGCACTAAAAAACACCTCCAGAATTCGCCCTCATTTGAATGGGACTGACCCCATAGCGTGAGGGAATCTGGAGGTGTTTTTAATGAATACTCGTATATAAAGTTCCGTTAAAAGGATTTAGATTTATTCCGCCGGGTACAGCACGGCGTATCCGTAAGGCGCAAGCTTCACGGTCAGCTTGCCGCGCTGAGCTTTCCACGTGCTGCCCGTAAAGGCATCCGTCCATGCCTTCTCTTCAACTGGGACGGAGAGGGTCTGGGTGGTGCTGTCATTGTTCAGCAGCACCAGTACGCTCTCATCGTCCAAGCGGCGCTCATAGGCGAGCTTTGTGCCTTCGCGCTCGGCGATCAGGAACTGAAGACTTCCCGTGCGCAGGGCAGGGTGATCTGCCCGGACCTGAATCAGTTTTTTGTAGAACTCGAACAGCTGAAGGTCCTGCTTCTCAGGGTCCCATTCCATGCATTTGCGGCAGTCGGGATCATTTGCGCCGTCCATACCAACCTCGTCTCCGTAGTAGATGCATGGCGTGCCGCTGTAAGTGAACTGGAACAGCGCTGCCAGGCGCATTTTGTTCTTGTTATCTTCACAGAGGGTCAGCAGGCGAGCGGTATCATGGCTGTCCAGCAGGTTGAAGGCAACCTCTGTAGCTTGCAGCGGATAGCGGGACATCTGCTTGCCAATGGCGTTGGCGAAGCCCTGGGCATCCAGTGTGCCGCGTACGACGAAGTCCAGCACGGCCTCGGTGAATGGATAGTTCATGACTGCGTCGAACTGGTCGCCCTGAAGCCACGGAGAGGATTCATGCCAGATTTCGCCCAGGATGTAGGCGTCAGGGTTAAC from Paenibacillus sp. CAA11 encodes:
- a CDS encoding methyl-accepting chemotaxis protein, with the protein product MKVNRKIRIDLRLKLYLIILIPLLVMGLLIMWATKTSSENSSLTTLQHNNQQLVENTAQLLGQESELIKKLNASSTEESAEYKHLRDELIKVNQQSGALYVYMYNHTPQGWIYTVDGAAWDDKNYSSYGDEMDFDPKIEARLLNGEVVTTGIVNDSTWGPMLSSFTPIKDSSGQVIGYLGIDISAKAVNQLSAETVADSYRMILPIFAVVLVLSLFMMLLVARGIVKQVREVKSSLEQIASGNLQVVSRHITKDQLGDISLLINQMVTQLTKIIVGIQQGSSSLQQSSQHIARTSQMNQRQTEELSRAIEEIASGAMKQAEETEQSVKHSEKLGQIMDEVGSYVNEFIDTSSRLSAVEVQVTREHENLLMKGRENARQVQQLQEISKSLTAESELAASISGQIHKILKQTQILSLNASIEAARAGEAGKGFAVVAGEMGELAKQSEHSIQEIDAILESFVQETHRMVSQFDENIEAVKDQEKQIADCLQAFGQVSRISAEVQQLAGRLENKTTDMHTIRQEVEHYLSYIASVTQETSAMTEEAAASAAEQKKAAEQLSDVSGQLAELSGKLKAYADQFQVES